From the genome of Azospira restricta, one region includes:
- a CDS encoding DUF2796 domain-containing protein, giving the protein MKHLLLAAALLAAAGTAQAAKGHAHGVGTLDVAIDGQELTLSLELPLDAAVGFERAPKTPAEQAALADAAKRLQDPVPFAPTAAAGCTLARAEVGVPFVGSATAAGEHADIAATYVFRCAAPAALKGVETTLFKHFRRLYRIEARRIGPAGQGSGRLTPKAPALSW; this is encoded by the coding sequence ATGAAGCACCTGCTGCTCGCCGCCGCGCTGCTCGCCGCCGCCGGCACCGCGCAAGCCGCGAAGGGCCACGCGCACGGCGTCGGCACGCTCGACGTCGCCATCGACGGCCAGGAACTGACGCTCAGCCTGGAACTGCCGCTCGACGCCGCCGTCGGCTTCGAACGCGCGCCGAAGACGCCGGCCGAGCAGGCGGCGCTGGCGGATGCGGCGAAGCGGCTGCAGGACCCGGTACCGTTCGCGCCGACCGCGGCCGCCGGCTGCACGTTGGCCCGCGCCGAGGTCGGCGTGCCCTTCGTCGGCAGCGCCACCGCCGCCGGCGAGCACGCCGACATCGCCGCCACCTACGTCTTCCGCTGCGCCGCACCGGCCGCGCTGAAGGGGGTCGAGACGACCCTCTTCAAGCACTTCCGCCGGCTCTACCGGATCGAGGCGCGGCGCATCGGCCCCGCCGGCCAGGGCAGCGGCCGGCTGACGCCGAAGGCGCCGGCGCTGAGCTGGTAG
- a CDS encoding ZIP family metal transporter: MSLPLLTQIVLACLLGGALSVAAAALVMFGLKKRWLSLSVSFSTGLLLAMALLHLLPEALESGLTPHEAFPLLLGGIVAFFALEKVALWRHAHTGADEADAHGDGQACDDHRHSHHHDHGGQGQTLVILIGDSFHNFTDGLLIAAAFLADPVLGWSTTFAIIAHEVPQEASDFAILLAAGWKRARALLWNGLASLTAVAGGVVGYLALDQARDWVPVIITVAASSFLYIAIADLMPRLKREHSAIGWHGILLAAGIAVVVLGSSHTH, encoded by the coding sequence ATGTCGCTGCCGCTGCTCACCCAGATCGTCCTCGCCTGCCTGCTCGGCGGCGCGCTCAGCGTCGCCGCCGCGGCGCTGGTGATGTTCGGGCTGAAGAAGCGCTGGCTGTCGCTGTCGGTCAGCTTCTCGACCGGCCTGCTGCTGGCGATGGCGCTCCTGCACCTGCTGCCGGAGGCGCTGGAGAGCGGGCTGACGCCGCACGAGGCGTTCCCGCTGCTGCTCGGCGGCATCGTCGCCTTCTTCGCGCTGGAGAAGGTCGCGCTGTGGCGCCATGCGCACACCGGCGCCGACGAGGCCGACGCGCACGGCGACGGCCAGGCCTGCGACGACCACCGCCACAGCCACCACCACGACCACGGCGGACAGGGGCAGACGCTGGTGATCCTGATCGGCGACAGTTTCCACAACTTCACCGACGGCCTGCTGATCGCCGCCGCCTTCCTCGCCGACCCGGTGCTCGGCTGGAGCACCACCTTCGCCATCATCGCGCACGAGGTGCCGCAGGAGGCGAGCGACTTCGCGATCCTGCTCGCCGCCGGCTGGAAGCGCGCGCGCGCGCTGCTGTGGAACGGGCTTGCCAGCCTCACCGCGGTCGCCGGCGGCGTCGTCGGCTACCTCGCGCTCGACCAGGCGCGCGACTGGGTGCCGGTGATCATCACCGTCGCCGCCTCGAGCTTCCTCTACATCGCCATCGCCGACCTGATGCCGCGGCTGAAGCGCGAACACAGCGCGATCGGCTGGCACGGCATCCTGCTCGCCGCCGGCATCGCCGTCGTCGTGCTCGGCTCGTCACACACGCACTGA
- the menB gene encoding 1,4-dihydroxy-2-naphthoyl-CoA synthase yields the protein MIRTAADWQSRHAYSDIRYEFAEGIAKITIARPQKRNAFRPETVKELIDAFHRAHHDNEIGAIILAGEGPDAFCSGGDQTVRGAEGYIDEGGTPHLNVLDLQMQIRRLPKPVVAMVAGYAIGGGHVLHLVCDLSIAADNARFGQTGPRVGSFDAGLGAGLLARTIGMKKAKEIWLLCRQYDAQQALAMGLVNTVVPLARLEEETVQWCREMLQLSPMALRMIKAGFNADTDGLAGIQELAGNATGLFYQTAEGQEGRNAWLERRPPDFAKYRKRP from the coding sequence ATGATCCGCACCGCCGCCGACTGGCAGAGCCGCCACGCCTACAGCGACATCCGCTACGAATTCGCCGAGGGCATCGCCAAGATCACCATCGCCCGGCCGCAGAAGCGCAACGCCTTCCGCCCGGAGACGGTGAAGGAACTGATCGACGCCTTCCACCGCGCCCACCATGACAACGAGATCGGCGCCATCATCCTCGCCGGCGAGGGGCCGGACGCCTTCTGCTCCGGCGGCGACCAGACGGTGCGCGGCGCCGAGGGCTACATCGACGAGGGCGGCACGCCGCACCTGAACGTGCTCGACCTGCAGATGCAGATCCGCCGGCTGCCGAAGCCGGTGGTGGCGATGGTCGCCGGCTACGCGATCGGCGGCGGCCACGTGCTGCACCTGGTCTGCGACCTCAGCATCGCCGCCGACAACGCGCGCTTCGGGCAGACCGGCCCGCGCGTCGGCTCCTTCGACGCCGGCCTCGGCGCCGGCCTGCTGGCGCGCACGATCGGCATGAAGAAGGCGAAGGAGATCTGGCTGCTGTGCCGCCAGTACGACGCGCAGCAGGCGCTGGCGATGGGCCTGGTGAACACCGTCGTGCCGCTCGCGCGGCTCGAGGAGGAAACCGTGCAGTGGTGCCGCGAAATGCTGCAGCTGTCGCCGATGGCGCTGCGCATGATCAAGGCCGGCTTCAATGCCGACACCGACGGGCTGGCCGGCATCCAGGAGCTCGCCGGCAACGCCACCGGCCTCTTCTACCAGACCGCCGAGGGCCAGGAAGGCCGCAACGCGTGGCTGGAGCGGCGGCCGCCGGATTTCGCGAAATACCGCAAGCGCCCCTGA
- a CDS encoding hybrid sensor histidine kinase/response regulator, with amino-acid sequence MKRLWLLIAALFVLLEGVGGALFYRNHRAKEDAYLAQYGQVAATAYRSSLNMYALATDTLYTEAIARPEVLRAFAAGGAASGAAQAHWRAELLRLLQPSYEAMKKRQIRQLHFHLPDGRSFLRFHLPERFGDPLFEQRPSVRIANLEQRVVEGFETGKVVTGFRYVHPLSLDGRHLGTVETSLSFAAIRSALAALAPQREFALVVLRSAVAPKLFAGQERLYGAAAIHPDFLVEDPQRQLADSPPAPSATARAIDAQLRNDAAVQAAMSAGQATTVKTAVDGEPYAVSLLPMHDVEQRLAGYLVSYTPAGELTAMQRELFLSLLGLTLLLLLAAGLVVRLEESRVAAEAASLAKSRFLATMSHEIRTPMNGILGMAQLLRQPQLNDADRLDYARTLFSSGRTLLALLDDVLDFSKIEAGKLELESSVFDPARLLRDTDVLFAEAAARKGLRLSSRWHGPPGQHYRGDPIRLQQMLSNLASNAIKFTPAGAVRIEARERRRDAAAAELEFIVADTGIGIPFDKQRLLFHPFSQVDSSTTRRFGGTGLGLSIVRSLAQLMGGDVGLESGPGKGSRFSFHIRAALAPADEALPEAPPAVAVADAAQLPPPALSGCVLVVEDNATNRKVIALMLGRLGLQVALAEDGLKGVAAVTEGEPPDLVLMDVQMPGLDGYAATERIRHWERQVGAADGRRLPIVALTADAYETDRQRALAVGMDDFMAKPVDLNLLAATLAKWLPAAPVPAGGEGDGGRPAAPPPVLDAATMLGQLAGNRDIARVLIESSLVEMPEYFVALAEAVATAKWNDAERLTHTMKSLAAQVGGARLSGQLRDADERLRRGERLAAAEVDRLQAEYGRLAAALTDWLAGA; translated from the coding sequence ATGAAACGCCTGTGGCTATTGATCGCCGCGCTCTTCGTGCTGCTCGAGGGCGTCGGCGGCGCGCTGTTCTACCGCAACCACCGCGCCAAGGAAGACGCCTACCTGGCGCAGTACGGCCAGGTGGCGGCGACCGCCTACCGCTCCAGCCTGAACATGTACGCGCTGGCGACCGACACGCTGTACACCGAGGCGATCGCCCGCCCCGAGGTGCTGCGCGCGTTCGCCGCCGGCGGCGCGGCGAGCGGCGCCGCGCAGGCGCACTGGCGCGCCGAGCTGCTGCGGCTGTTGCAGCCGAGCTACGAGGCGATGAAGAAGCGCCAGATCCGCCAGCTGCACTTCCACCTGCCCGACGGCCGCAGCTTCCTGCGCTTCCACCTGCCCGAGCGCTTCGGCGACCCGCTCTTCGAGCAGCGGCCGTCGGTGCGCATCGCCAACCTCGAGCAGCGTGTGGTCGAAGGTTTCGAGACCGGCAAGGTGGTCACCGGCTTCCGCTACGTGCACCCGCTCAGCCTCGACGGCCGCCACCTCGGCACGGTCGAGACCAGCCTCTCCTTCGCCGCGATCCGCAGCGCGCTCGCCGCGCTGGCGCCGCAACGCGAGTTCGCGCTGGTGGTGCTGCGCAGTGCGGTCGCGCCGAAGCTGTTCGCCGGCCAGGAACGGCTGTACGGCGCGGCGGCGATCCATCCCGATTTCCTGGTCGAGGACCCGCAGCGGCAGCTGGCGGACAGCCCGCCGGCGCCGTCGGCGACGGCCCGGGCGATCGACGCGCAGCTGCGCAACGATGCGGCGGTGCAGGCGGCGATGAGCGCCGGCCAAGCGACGACGGTGAAGACCGCCGTCGACGGCGAGCCCTACGCGGTGTCGCTGCTGCCGATGCACGACGTCGAGCAGCGGCTGGCCGGCTATCTGGTCAGCTACACGCCGGCCGGCGAACTGACGGCGATGCAGCGCGAGCTCTTCCTGTCGCTGCTCGGGCTGACGCTGTTGCTGCTGCTCGCCGCCGGCCTCGTCGTCCGCCTCGAGGAATCCCGCGTCGCCGCGGAGGCGGCGAGCCTCGCCAAGAGCCGCTTCCTGGCGACGATGTCGCACGAGATCCGCACGCCGATGAACGGCATCCTGGGCATGGCGCAGCTGCTGCGGCAGCCGCAGCTGAACGACGCCGACCGCCTCGACTACGCGCGCACGCTGTTCAGTTCGGGGCGCACGCTGCTGGCGCTGCTCGACGACGTGCTCGACTTCTCCAAGATCGAGGCCGGCAAGCTCGAGCTGGAGAGCAGCGTCTTCGACCCCGCCCGGCTGCTGCGCGACACCGACGTCCTCTTCGCCGAGGCCGCCGCGCGCAAGGGCTTGCGCCTCTCCTCGCGCTGGCACGGGCCGCCCGGCCAGCACTACCGCGGCGATCCGATCCGTCTGCAGCAGATGCTGTCCAACCTGGCCAGCAACGCGATCAAGTTCACGCCTGCCGGCGCGGTCCGCATCGAGGCGCGCGAACGCCGCCGCGACGCGGCTGCGGCCGAGCTGGAATTCATCGTCGCCGATACCGGCATCGGCATTCCCTTCGACAAGCAGCGCCTGCTGTTCCACCCGTTCTCGCAGGTCGACAGCTCGACCACGCGCCGCTTCGGCGGCACCGGCCTCGGCCTGTCGATCGTGCGCAGCCTGGCGCAGCTGATGGGCGGCGACGTCGGCCTGGAGAGCGGACCCGGCAAGGGCTCGCGCTTCTCCTTCCACATCCGTGCCGCCCTCGCGCCGGCCGACGAGGCGCTGCCCGAGGCGCCGCCGGCGGTCGCCGTCGCCGACGCGGCGCAGCTGCCGCCGCCGGCGCTCAGCGGCTGCGTGCTGGTGGTCGAGGACAACGCCACCAACCGCAAGGTGATCGCGCTGATGCTCGGCCGCCTCGGGCTGCAGGTCGCGCTCGCCGAGGACGGACTGAAGGGCGTCGCCGCGGTCACCGAAGGCGAGCCGCCGGACCTGGTGCTGATGGACGTGCAGATGCCGGGGCTCGACGGCTACGCGGCGACCGAGCGCATCCGCCACTGGGAGCGGCAGGTCGGTGCCGCGGACGGTCGCCGCCTGCCGATCGTCGCGCTCACCGCCGACGCCTACGAGACCGACCGCCAGCGCGCGCTGGCGGTGGGCATGGACGACTTCATGGCGAAGCCGGTCGATCTCAACCTGCTCGCCGCGACGCTGGCGAAATGGCTGCCGGCGGCGCCCGTGCCGGCCGGTGGCGAAGGCGACGGCGGCCGGCCGGCGGCGCCGCCGCCGGTGCTCGACGCGGCGACGATGCTCGGCCAGCTGGCCGGCAACCGCGACATCGCCCGCGTGCTGATCGAATCGTCGCTGGTCGAGATGCCGGAGTACTTCGTCGCGCTGGCCGAGGCGGTGGCGACGGCGAAATGGAACGACGCCGAGCGCCTGACGCACACGATGAAGAGCCTCGCCGCGCAGGTCGGCGGCGCGCGCCTGAGCGGGCAGCTGCGCGATGCCGACGAGCGCCTGCGGCGCGGCGAGCGGCTGGCGGCGGCCGAGGTCGACCGCCTGCAGGCCGAATACGGCCGCCTCGCCGCGGCGCTGACGGACTGGCTGGCGGGCGCCTGA
- a CDS encoding ABC transporter permease: MIAVLRLALKGALARRGTLALTLLSIALATALLLAVERIRHDARQSFTQSVSGVDLVVGPRGGAVQLMLHAVFRSGEAATGMRWDSYRQLAAHPAVDWALPLALGDSYRGFAVLGTTPDYFARFRYGDRQPLRLAAGRPFAGLFEAVLGSEVAARLGHRVSDRIALAHGSGPIEGPGHDDRPFAVVGILAPTGTPVDRSVHVSLESIAALHVDWVGGAPVPGLSLPAEALAKFDLAPKEINAALIGLKRRADAFRMQRFVNELRDEPLMAVLPGVALDELWRTLGLVERTLFAVSALVVAVGLAGLAATMLAGLAERRRELAVLRALGAGPGAIFAMLLAEGLLVTAAGALAGVALLAAGSAVAAPWLLQEFGIVLGQRLPGADELRLLGAIIATGLFASLIPGWRAWRMSLADGLTPRT, from the coding sequence ATGATCGCCGTGCTCCGCCTGGCGCTGAAGGGTGCGCTCGCCCGCCGCGGCACGCTGGCGCTGACGCTGCTGTCGATCGCGCTGGCCACCGCCCTGCTGCTCGCCGTCGAGCGCATCCGCCACGACGCGCGGCAGAGCTTCACGCAGTCGGTGTCCGGCGTCGACCTGGTGGTCGGCCCGCGCGGCGGCGCCGTGCAGCTGATGCTGCACGCGGTCTTCCGCTCCGGCGAGGCGGCCACCGGCATGCGCTGGGACAGCTACCGCCAGCTCGCCGCGCACCCGGCGGTCGACTGGGCGCTGCCGCTGGCGCTCGGCGACTCCTACCGCGGCTTCGCCGTGCTCGGCACGACGCCCGACTATTTCGCGCGCTTCCGCTACGGCGACCGGCAGCCGCTGCGCCTGGCCGCCGGCCGGCCCTTCGCCGGGCTGTTCGAGGCCGTGCTCGGCAGCGAGGTCGCCGCCCGCCTCGGCCACCGAGTCAGCGACCGCATCGCGCTCGCGCACGGCAGCGGCCCGATCGAAGGACCGGGGCACGACGACCGCCCGTTCGCCGTGGTCGGCATCCTGGCGCCGACCGGGACGCCGGTCGACCGCAGCGTGCACGTCAGTCTCGAGTCGATCGCCGCGCTGCACGTCGACTGGGTCGGCGGCGCGCCGGTGCCGGGGCTGTCGCTGCCGGCCGAGGCGCTTGCGAAATTCGACCTGGCGCCGAAGGAGATCAACGCCGCGCTGATCGGCCTGAAGCGCCGCGCCGACGCCTTCCGCATGCAGCGCTTCGTGAACGAGCTGCGCGACGAGCCGCTGATGGCGGTGCTGCCCGGCGTCGCCCTCGACGAACTGTGGCGCACGCTGGGCCTGGTCGAGCGCACGCTGTTCGCGGTCTCGGCGCTGGTCGTCGCGGTCGGGCTGGCCGGGCTCGCGGCGACGATGCTCGCCGGCCTCGCCGAACGCCGCCGCGAGCTGGCCGTGCTGCGCGCGCTCGGCGCCGGCCCCGGCGCGATCTTCGCGATGCTGCTCGCCGAGGGCCTGCTGGTGACCGCCGCCGGCGCGCTCGCCGGCGTCGCGCTGCTCGCCGCCGGCAGCGCCGTCGCCGCGCCCTGGCTGCTGCAGGAATTCGGCATCGTGCTCGGACAGCGCCTGCCCGGCGCCGACGAACTCCGGCTGCTCGGCGCGATCATAGCCACTGGCCTCTTCGCCAGCCTGATCCCCGGCTGGCGCGCGTGGCGCATGTCGCTCGCCGACGGCCTGACGCCGCGCACCTGA
- a CDS encoding response regulator transcription factor, producing MSKKILIADDEQNIVISVEFLMKREGYAVSVAADGDEALAKIRADKPDLVLLDVMMPKKNGFEVCQEVRGDPALAEVRILMLTARGRDTEVAKGLALGADGYMTKPFSTRELVEKVRELLG from the coding sequence ATGAGCAAGAAAATCCTGATCGCCGACGACGAGCAGAACATCGTCATCTCCGTCGAGTTCCTGATGAAGCGCGAGGGCTATGCCGTGTCCGTCGCGGCCGACGGCGACGAGGCGCTGGCGAAGATCCGTGCCGACAAGCCCGACCTCGTGCTGCTCGACGTGATGATGCCGAAGAAGAACGGCTTCGAGGTCTGCCAGGAAGTGCGCGGCGATCCGGCGCTGGCCGAGGTGCGCATCCTGATGCTGACCGCGCGCGGGCGCGACACCGAGGTCGCCAAGGGCCTCGCGCTCGGTGCCGACGGCTACATGACCAAGCCGTTCTCGACGCGCGAGCTGGTCGAGAAGGTCCGCGAACTGCTCGGCTGA
- a CDS encoding ABC transporter ATP-binding protein, translating into MRDTAPPPAIEVVDLVFRWPRQPAPCLDLPEFRVAAGERVFLHGPSGSGKSTLLGLLGGVAVPERGRVAILGEDLARLSGRRRDRLRAEHIGFIFQQFNLLPWLSALDNVLLPTTFSARRKARAGSERPPRDEAARLLAELDLDPAHWQKPAGTLSIGQQQRVAAARALIGRPEILVADEPTSALDAERQQLFVDLLLAEAAATGAALVFVSHDRRLAAHFDRSVELDAINRAARAPGAAA; encoded by the coding sequence ATGCGCGACACCGCTCCCCCGCCCGCGATCGAGGTCGTCGACCTCGTCTTCCGCTGGCCGCGGCAGCCGGCGCCCTGCCTCGACCTGCCGGAATTCCGCGTCGCCGCCGGCGAGCGCGTCTTCCTGCACGGGCCGAGCGGCAGCGGCAAGAGCACGCTGCTCGGGCTGCTCGGCGGCGTCGCGGTACCCGAGCGCGGGCGCGTCGCGATCCTCGGCGAAGACCTCGCCCGCCTCTCCGGCCGCCGCCGCGACCGGCTGCGCGCCGAGCACATCGGCTTCATCTTCCAGCAGTTCAACCTGCTGCCGTGGCTGTCGGCGCTCGACAACGTGCTGCTGCCGACCACCTTCTCCGCCCGCCGCAAGGCGCGCGCCGGCAGCGAACGGCCGCCGCGCGACGAGGCCGCGCGCCTCTTGGCCGAGCTCGACCTCGACCCGGCGCACTGGCAGAAACCCGCCGGCACGCTGTCGATCGGCCAGCAGCAGCGCGTCGCCGCCGCCCGCGCGCTGATCGGCCGGCCGGAGATTCTGGTCGCCGACGAGCCGACCTCGGCGCTCGACGCCGAGCGCCAGCAGCTGTTCGTCGACCTGCTGCTGGCCGAGGCCGCGGCGACCGGCGCCGCGCTCGTCTTCGTCAGCCACGACCGGCGGCTGGCGGCGCACTTCGACCGCAGCGTCGAGCTCGACGCGATCAACCGCGCCGCGCGCGCGCCGGGGGCGGCGGCATGA
- a CDS encoding sensor histidine kinase produces MLQSPVVIAVSFCYLALLFAVAYWGDKRADQGRSVIANPTIYALSMAVYCTTWTYYGSVGRAAVSGVGFLPIYLGPTLVMALGGFLILKMIRTAKANRITSIADFIASRYGKSPLLGGLVTIIAVIGIVPYIALQLKAVSGSYDLIVGYPALVAPKESSQPVLADTTFYIALILAAFTILFGTRHLDATERHEGMVAAIALESVVKLVAFGAVGLFVTYGLYNGFGDVFTRALADAKLASLTAVTGGSRNYATWFSLTFLAGLAILFLPRQFQVTVVENVSEAHLKRAIWLFPLYLLLINVFVLPIALGGLMQFAGQGIDADTFVLTLPMSAQQELLALFVFVGGLSAATGMVIVETIALSTMVCNDLVMPLLLRTRALALHTERDLSGLLLAIRRGAIVVILLLGYLYFRLAGDAYALVGIGLISFSAVAQFAPAMIGGMYWRGGTRDGALAGLSAGFAVWAYTLLLPSFAKSGWLPASFLSEGPFGIEMLMPQHLFGLTGLDEISHCLFWSFGANITTYIVVSLLRSPTAAEASQATQFVDALKTTRPVGSALWRGSADPAELIALVGRFLGPQRAEAAFAAYAYRRGVASVAQLEADADLVHHAESLLTGAIGSASARAMVASVAKEEPLSLTEVMNILDEASQLRTYSRELERKSRELEAATSELKAVNERLLELDRLKDDFMASVSHELRTPLTSIRAFSEILRDDPRTELAERERFLGIIVSETERLTRLVNQILDMAKIESGNVDWRVETVDLREVVEQSAAATGQLFHDKGVRLILDLPPAVPPILADRDRLMQVVINLLSNAVKFAPAEAGRVAVSLAPVAEGLRVAVADNGPGIRREDQEVIFERFRQGGDTLTGKPTGTGLGLPISRKIVEYFGGRLWVESEPGRGAVFVFVLPLENSRNGSKQ; encoded by the coding sequence ATGCTGCAGAGCCCGGTGGTCATCGCCGTTTCGTTCTGCTACCTCGCGCTGCTCTTCGCCGTCGCCTACTGGGGCGACAAGCGCGCCGACCAGGGCCGCTCGGTGATCGCCAACCCGACCATCTACGCGCTGTCGATGGCCGTCTACTGCACCACCTGGACCTACTACGGCAGCGTCGGCCGGGCGGCGGTGTCCGGCGTCGGCTTCCTGCCGATCTACCTCGGCCCGACGCTGGTGATGGCGCTCGGCGGCTTCCTGATCCTGAAGATGATCCGCACGGCGAAGGCCAACCGCATCACCTCGATCGCCGACTTCATCGCCTCGCGCTACGGCAAGAGCCCGCTGCTCGGCGGCCTGGTGACGATCATCGCGGTGATCGGCATCGTCCCCTACATCGCGCTGCAGCTGAAGGCGGTGTCCGGCAGCTACGACCTGATCGTCGGCTACCCGGCGCTGGTCGCGCCGAAGGAGAGCAGCCAGCCGGTGCTCGCCGACACCACCTTCTACATCGCGCTGATCCTCGCCGCCTTCACCATCCTCTTCGGCACCCGCCACCTCGACGCCACCGAGCGGCACGAAGGCATGGTCGCGGCGATCGCGCTGGAGTCGGTGGTCAAGCTGGTGGCCTTCGGCGCGGTCGGCCTGTTCGTCACCTACGGCCTCTACAACGGCTTCGGCGACGTGTTCACCCGCGCGCTCGCCGACGCCAAGCTGGCCAGCCTGACGGCGGTGACCGGCGGCAGCCGCAACTACGCCACCTGGTTCTCGCTGACCTTCCTCGCCGGGCTGGCGATCCTCTTCCTGCCGCGCCAGTTCCAGGTGACGGTGGTCGAGAACGTCTCCGAGGCGCACCTGAAGCGCGCGATCTGGCTGTTCCCGCTGTACCTGCTGCTGATCAACGTCTTCGTGCTGCCGATCGCGCTCGGCGGGCTGATGCAGTTCGCCGGCCAGGGCATCGACGCCGACACCTTCGTGCTGACGCTGCCGATGTCGGCGCAGCAGGAGCTGCTGGCGCTGTTCGTCTTCGTCGGCGGCCTGTCGGCGGCGACCGGGATGGTCATCGTCGAGACCATCGCGCTGTCGACGATGGTCTGCAACGACCTGGTGATGCCGCTGCTGCTGCGCACCCGGGCGCTCGCGCTGCACACCGAGCGCGACCTCTCCGGGCTGCTGCTGGCGATCCGCCGCGGCGCCATCGTCGTCATCCTGCTCCTCGGCTACCTCTACTTCCGGCTGGCCGGCGACGCCTACGCGCTGGTCGGCATCGGCCTGATCAGCTTCTCGGCGGTGGCGCAGTTCGCGCCGGCGATGATCGGCGGCATGTACTGGCGCGGCGGCACCCGCGACGGCGCGCTCGCCGGCCTCTCCGCCGGCTTCGCGGTGTGGGCCTACACGCTGCTGCTGCCGTCCTTCGCCAAGTCCGGCTGGCTGCCGGCGAGCTTCCTCAGCGAAGGGCCGTTCGGCATCGAGATGCTGATGCCGCAGCACCTGTTCGGGCTGACCGGCCTCGACGAGATCTCGCACTGCCTGTTCTGGAGCTTCGGCGCCAACATCACCACCTACATCGTCGTCTCGCTGCTGCGCTCGCCGACCGCGGCCGAGGCCAGCCAGGCGACGCAGTTCGTCGATGCGCTGAAGACCACGCGCCCGGTCGGCTCCGCGCTGTGGCGCGGCAGCGCCGACCCGGCCGAGCTGATCGCGCTGGTCGGCCGCTTCCTCGGCCCGCAGCGCGCCGAGGCCGCCTTCGCCGCCTACGCGTACCGCCGCGGCGTCGCCTCGGTCGCGCAGCTCGAGGCCGACGCCGACCTCGTGCACCATGCCGAATCGCTGCTCACCGGCGCCATCGGCAGCGCCTCGGCGCGCGCGATGGTGGCCTCGGTGGCGAAGGAGGAGCCGCTGTCGCTGACCGAGGTGATGAACATCCTCGACGAGGCTTCCCAATTGCGCACCTACAGCCGCGAGCTTGAGCGCAAGTCGCGCGAGCTGGAGGCGGCGACCAGCGAGCTGAAGGCGGTCAACGAGCGCCTGCTCGAGCTCGACCGGCTGAAGGACGACTTCATGGCCTCGGTCAGCCACGAGCTGCGCACGCCGTTGACCTCGATCCGCGCCTTCTCCGAGATCCTGCGCGACGACCCGCGCACCGAGCTCGCCGAGCGCGAGCGCTTCCTCGGCATCATCGTCAGCGAGACCGAGCGGCTGACCCGGCTGGTGAACCAGATCCTCGACATGGCCAAGATCGAATCGGGCAACGTCGACTGGCGGGTCGAGACGGTCGACCTGCGCGAGGTGGTCGAGCAGTCGGCGGCGGCCACCGGCCAGCTCTTCCACGACAAGGGTGTGCGCCTGATCCTCGACCTGCCGCCGGCGGTGCCGCCGATCCTGGCCGACCGCGACCGGCTGATGCAGGTGGTGATCAACCTGCTGTCGAACGCGGTCAAGTTCGCGCCGGCCGAAGCCGGTCGCGTCGCGGTGAGTCTGGCGCCGGTGGCGGAGGGCCTGCGCGTGGCGGTCGCCGACAACGGCCCGGGCATCCGCCGCGAAGACCAGGAAGTGATCTTCGAGCGTTTCCGCCAGGGTGGCGATACGCTCACCGGCAAGCCGACCGGAACCGGCCTGGGCTTGCCTATCAGCCGGAAAATCGTCGAATATTTCGGCGGGAGGCTGTGGGTGGAGAGCGAGCCGGGGCGCGGCGCCGTCTTCGTGTTCGTCCTGCCGCTGGAGAATTCTCGGAACGGAAGCAAACAATGA